A region of Alkalispirochaeta americana DNA encodes the following proteins:
- a CDS encoding helix-turn-helix domain-containing protein, with protein sequence MTLQDIVFVYQMQEPEELRWHGRRHSHGPGQYEMHYFLQGQGRFRLEDEVWQISQGSLFFCRPGQVHSIEATNLEEPLSYYAVLLELDQPGELLQELLEGEGPRWVARQIGTNFRFFFEELRERGLSSQETLRRAAEHQFISFCYLLASPRGEERPLSSQTIHVEKALEVMQRCVSRAVTLEDIARSVGISREHLVRLCQESLGITPMRYLRRLKIEAATSMLVSSRRSVKEISRHLGFSSEFHFSKVFKGITGLAPSRYRRVFRQGLGTPPRGERREEPGG encoded by the coding sequence ATGACCTTGCAGGATATTGTCTTTGTCTATCAGATGCAGGAGCCGGAGGAGTTGCGCTGGCACGGTCGTCGTCATTCCCACGGCCCGGGCCAATACGAGATGCACTATTTTCTTCAGGGCCAGGGCCGGTTCCGCCTGGAGGACGAGGTCTGGCAGATCAGCCAGGGGAGTCTTTTTTTCTGCCGGCCCGGCCAGGTTCACTCCATTGAGGCCACCAATCTGGAGGAGCCCCTGAGCTATTACGCCGTGCTTCTGGAGCTGGACCAGCCCGGGGAGCTCTTGCAGGAGTTGCTGGAGGGAGAAGGCCCCCGATGGGTGGCGCGGCAGATCGGGACAAACTTCCGCTTTTTCTTTGAGGAGCTGCGCGAACGGGGGCTTTCCTCGCAGGAGACCCTCCGCCGGGCAGCGGAACACCAGTTTATCTCCTTCTGCTACCTTCTGGCCTCGCCCAGGGGCGAGGAGCGGCCCCTTTCGAGCCAGACGATTCACGTGGAAAAGGCCCTGGAGGTGATGCAACGTTGCGTGAGCCGGGCTGTGACCCTTGAGGATATCGCCCGCTCCGTGGGAATCAGCCGGGAGCATCTGGTGCGGCTTTGTCAGGAGAGTCTGGGGATCACCCCCATGCGGTACCTGCGGAGGCTCAAGATCGAGGCCGCCACGAGCATGCTGGTGTCATCGCGGAGATCGGTGAAGGAGATCTCCCGGCACCTGGGGTTCTCCAGCGAGTTTCACTTCAGCAAGGTCTTTAAGGGGATCACCGGGCTGGCCCCGAGCCGGTACCGCCGGGTCTTCCGCCAGGGTCTGGGCACGCCCCCCCGGGGAGAGCGCCGGGAAGAGCCCGGGGGCTGA
- the xylA gene encoding xylose isomerase translates to MSTLKPATPFTGRESYFPGIGPIAYEGSRSRNPLAFKVYNPEALVAGKTMRDHLRFAVAYWHSFTGSAGNDPFGPTTLDYPWNRATDALSRATRRADAAFEFMSKLGVPFYCFHDVDVCDEGDSLATYEGRLKEMTRVLAERQEATGIQLLWNTANLFSNPRYMHGAATNPDFSVVARAAAQVKACLEANVALGGHNYVFWGGREGYSTLLNSNTRLEQENLAAFLRAARDYGRSIGFTGTFLIEPKPMEPTKHQYDFDAATVIGFLHRQGLAGDFKLNIEANHATLASHSFAHELQTAADASMLGSIDANRGDPQNGWDTDQFPTDIPDLVQAVLVILGNGGFTTGGVNFDAKLRRGSVDLEDLFHAHIGGMDAFARALQVADALRQEGTLEEFRRERYASFDEGQGAAFRRGELSLEALRDIASAGEPRRPGSGRQEYLENLINQALLTTPLA, encoded by the coding sequence ATGAGTACCCTGAAACCGGCAACGCCCTTTACAGGCCGGGAAAGCTATTTCCCCGGCATCGGCCCCATCGCCTACGAAGGCTCCCGGTCGCGAAACCCCCTGGCCTTCAAGGTCTATAACCCCGAGGCCCTGGTGGCGGGAAAAACCATGAGGGATCATTTACGTTTTGCCGTGGCCTACTGGCACAGCTTCACCGGATCGGCCGGGAACGATCCCTTTGGCCCCACCACCCTGGACTATCCCTGGAACCGCGCCACCGACGCCCTCTCCCGGGCAACCCGGCGGGCCGACGCGGCCTTCGAGTTCATGTCCAAACTGGGGGTTCCCTTCTACTGTTTTCACGACGTGGACGTCTGCGACGAGGGAGACAGTCTGGCCACCTACGAGGGCCGTCTGAAGGAGATGACCCGGGTTCTGGCGGAACGGCAGGAGGCCACGGGGATCCAGCTTCTCTGGAACACGGCCAACCTCTTCTCCAACCCCCGGTATATGCACGGCGCCGCCACAAACCCCGATTTTTCCGTGGTGGCCCGCGCTGCTGCCCAGGTGAAGGCCTGTCTGGAGGCAAACGTGGCCCTGGGCGGGCATAATTACGTCTTCTGGGGCGGCCGCGAGGGGTACAGCACCCTTCTGAACAGTAACACCCGCCTGGAACAGGAGAATCTGGCGGCCTTTCTCCGGGCGGCCCGCGATTACGGCCGGTCCATCGGCTTCACCGGGACCTTTCTGATCGAGCCCAAGCCCATGGAGCCCACCAAGCACCAGTACGATTTCGATGCCGCCACGGTGATCGGCTTTTTGCACCGCCAGGGTCTGGCCGGGGATTTCAAGCTCAACATCGAGGCAAACCACGCAACTCTGGCGAGCCATTCCTTCGCCCACGAGCTTCAGACTGCGGCCGATGCCTCCATGCTGGGCAGTATCGATGCAAACCGGGGAGACCCCCAGAACGGCTGGGACACGGACCAGTTTCCCACGGATATTCCTGATCTGGTTCAGGCGGTGCTGGTGATCCTGGGCAACGGGGGATTTACCACGGGGGGGGTCAACTTTGATGCCAAGCTTCGCCGGGGTTCGGTGGATCTGGAAGACCTCTTCCACGCCCACATTGGCGGCATGGACGCCTTTGCCCGGGCCTTGCAGGTGGCCGATGCGCTGCGGCAGGAGGGGACTCTGGAGGAGTTTCGCCGGGAGCGCTACGCCTCTTTTGACGAGGGCCAGGGGGCTGCCTTCCGGCGGGGAGAGCTCTCGCTGGAGGCGCTGCGGGATATCGCCTCGGCCGGGGAGCCCCGCCGCCCCGGGAGCGGACGCCAGGAATACCTGGAGAATCTGATCAACCAGGCCCTGTTGACCACTCCCCTGGCCTGA
- a CDS encoding SDR family NAD(P)-dependent oxidoreductase, with the protein MGLLTRADARSIRLADKVALVVGGSGGIGRAVALTLADEGARMIIHGGRSQERLERVVRYINHRGGRCRGFLLPLAEADDILPLIDQAGEVDILVVAFGPVEYRPLAGTDPASWRRMTELNLVLPGLLLSHYLPKMIERGWGRVILFGGPRADRLCGFRESAAYSAAKAGVASLVKSAALQTGGRNISVNLISPGYVDTEYLTPQDRHQQQQRSPRGRLIPPERVARVVRHLICADEADVNGAVITVDQGLG; encoded by the coding sequence ATGGGTCTTTTGACACGGGCCGACGCCCGCTCTATTCGCCTTGCCGATAAAGTGGCTCTGGTGGTGGGTGGCAGCGGTGGAATCGGCCGGGCCGTGGCTCTGACTCTGGCCGACGAGGGTGCCCGGATGATTATCCACGGGGGGCGCTCCCAGGAGCGGCTCGAGCGGGTGGTGCGGTACATCAACCATCGTGGCGGCCGATGCCGGGGGTTTCTGTTGCCCCTCGCCGAGGCTGATGATATTTTGCCTCTTATCGATCAAGCCGGGGAGGTGGATATCCTGGTGGTGGCCTTCGGGCCCGTGGAATACCGTCCTCTGGCAGGGACGGATCCGGCCAGCTGGCGGCGGATGACGGAGCTGAACCTGGTGCTTCCGGGGTTGCTTCTCTCGCACTATCTGCCGAAAATGATAGAACGGGGCTGGGGACGGGTCATCCTTTTCGGGGGGCCCCGGGCAGACCGGCTTTGCGGTTTCCGGGAGAGCGCTGCCTACAGCGCTGCCAAGGCGGGGGTTGCCTCGCTGGTCAAGTCGGCAGCGCTTCAGACGGGGGGGCGCAATATCTCGGTGAACCTGATCTCGCCGGGCTACGTGGATACGGAGTATCTGACCCCCCAGGATCGGCACCAGCAGCAGCAGCGGTCCCCCCGGGGGCGCCTGATTCCGCCCGAACGGGTGGCCCGGGTGGTGCGGCATCTGATCTGCGCCGACGAGGCCGACGTAAACGGAGCGGTAATCACCGTGGACCAGGGACTTGGGTAA
- a CDS encoding STAS domain-containing protein has protein sequence MANNDIVPGFDEEKDESLKIRLEKASGTEGCLILYLTGYIDTYNSNFFQKRVNRAVEAGFARLIFHCAGLNYVSSTGIGSFTAFLKAVKPKGGDLVLLEIQPKVYEVFQLLGFSQFFQIKDNLDDAVEHFTKNGKVQRSEVFPKIFKCPICSTKLKASKPGRFRCSNCKTILAIDAAGQVFLG, from the coding sequence ATGGCCAATAACGATATCGTACCAGGTTTTGACGAGGAAAAAGACGAGAGCCTGAAGATCCGGTTGGAGAAGGCCTCGGGTACCGAGGGGTGCCTTATTCTGTACCTTACGGGGTACATCGATACCTACAACTCCAATTTTTTCCAGAAGCGGGTGAACCGGGCTGTGGAGGCGGGCTTTGCCCGGCTGATCTTTCATTGCGCGGGGCTCAACTACGTTTCCAGTACCGGTATTGGCTCGTTCACGGCGTTTCTGAAGGCGGTGAAGCCCAAGGGGGGGGATCTGGTGCTCCTGGAGATCCAGCCCAAGGTATACGAGGTGTTCCAGCTTCTGGGGTTCTCCCAGTTTTTCCAGATCAAGGACAACCTCGATGACGCCGTAGAGCACTTCACCAAAAACGGAAAGGTGCAACGCTCCGAGGTCTTCCCCAAGATCTTCAAGTGTCCCATCTGTTCCACCAAGCTCAAGGCATCCAAGCCGGGGCGGTTCCGCTGCTCCAACTGCAAGACCATTCTTGCCATAGACGCTGCCGGGCAGGTTTTCCTGGGCTGA
- a CDS encoding J domain-containing protein, producing the protein MRSREGPGRLLPWAGRITGGILGLPAGPAGVGFGLLAGWLVDQYRARLCGEERFERFLRRPEGERSRRIAEYYTLLALLGAVLSRGDLPDQEALEKLLGISWPLEGKIPSPPGEESRQALLERSLLRCGGRDTVLLCRWARKRELWITSVEGAPGLVRFLCAAARSTSPGGAGGERRILLRQIARELPDPAREELEQELLELDAASCRLLGVSSRAEWAEIRSAYRSLAAQLHPDGAGCLDPARQEALQEAFVRIRGAYEILREQVRSRESRDSRETRDSQSS; encoded by the coding sequence GTGAGGAGCCGGGAAGGGCCTGGAAGGCTTCTTCCCTGGGCCGGGCGCATTACAGGGGGTATTCTGGGGCTTCCGGCGGGTCCGGCCGGTGTAGGGTTCGGTTTGCTGGCGGGGTGGCTGGTGGATCAATACCGGGCCCGGCTCTGTGGAGAGGAACGGTTCGAGCGGTTTCTCCGACGTCCCGAGGGGGAGCGTTCCCGCCGGATAGCCGAGTATTATACTCTTCTGGCTCTTCTGGGGGCGGTGCTCTCCCGGGGGGACCTTCCCGACCAGGAGGCTCTTGAGAAGCTTTTGGGGATCTCCTGGCCGCTGGAGGGAAAGATTCCCTCCCCCCCGGGGGAGGAATCGCGGCAGGCTTTGCTGGAGCGGAGTCTTCTGCGTTGCGGGGGCAGGGATACGGTCCTGCTGTGCCGGTGGGCCAGGAAACGGGAGCTCTGGATCACCTCTGTCGAGGGTGCTCCCGGGCTTGTACGGTTTCTCTGCGCTGCCGCACGGAGTACCTCCCCCGGAGGGGCCGGTGGTGAGCGGAGGATCCTGTTGCGGCAGATCGCCCGGGAGCTCCCGGATCCCGCCCGGGAGGAGCTGGAGCAGGAACTCCTGGAGCTGGATGCTGCCAGTTGCCGTCTTCTTGGTGTTTCGTCCCGGGCTGAATGGGCCGAGATCCGCAGCGCTTACCGTAGTCTGGCGGCACAGCTCCACCCCGATGGAGCGGGGTGTCTGGACCCTGCCCGGCAAGAGGCTCTCCAGGAGGCCTTTGTCCGCATTCGCGGGGCCTATGAGATCCTGCGCGAGCAGGTTCGATCCCGAGAGTCCCGGGATTCCCGGGAGACCCGGGATTCCCAAAGCTCCTGA
- the murA gene encoding UDP-N-acetylglucosamine 1-carboxyvinyltransferase translates to MYKYIIDGGFPLNGTIRASGNKNAALPCIAATLLTEDEVILRNVPEIEDVHVMAEILRSIGAAAAPESPSSPEAESNGVWRFCARGLATSDISPEMASKIRASILFAGPLLARTGSVTLPPPGGDVIGRRRLDTHFLALEGLGAQVKTEGAFILHTNKLVGEELFLDEASVTATENAIMAAVTAEGETVIENAASEPHVQDLCNLLNAMGARISGIGSNILRITGVERLHGADYTLGADFMEVGSFIGLAAVTRSDLTIQQVDPKQLRMIRLAFAKLGIRWDTHGTDLHVPARQALRVVPDLGGMIPKIDDSPWPGFPPDLTSIMTVVATQVDGTVLIHEKMFESRMFFVDKLIGMGARIVLCDPHRAVVSGPARLSGSTLTSPDVRAGMAMVIAALCAEGQSVIRNVYQIERGYEHLTRRLRALGARIERVTVAD, encoded by the coding sequence ATGTACAAGTACATTATCGACGGCGGGTTTCCCCTGAACGGGACGATCCGGGCCAGCGGCAACAAAAACGCCGCCCTCCCCTGCATCGCCGCCACGCTTCTCACAGAAGATGAAGTTATCCTCAGGAACGTCCCCGAGATCGAGGACGTTCATGTCATGGCAGAAATCCTCCGCTCCATCGGCGCAGCGGCAGCCCCCGAATCCCCCTCGTCTCCCGAGGCGGAGAGCAACGGAGTCTGGCGGTTCTGCGCCCGGGGCCTTGCTACCTCCGATATCTCTCCCGAGATGGCCAGCAAGATTCGCGCCTCGATCCTTTTTGCCGGGCCCTTGCTGGCCCGGACCGGCTCGGTCACCCTTCCCCCGCCGGGAGGGGACGTGATCGGCCGCCGCCGCCTGGATACCCACTTCCTTGCACTGGAAGGACTGGGGGCCCAGGTCAAGACCGAAGGAGCCTTCATTCTCCACACCAACAAACTGGTGGGAGAAGAACTCTTTCTGGACGAGGCCTCGGTAACGGCCACGGAAAACGCCATCATGGCGGCTGTCACCGCCGAGGGGGAGACGGTGATCGAGAACGCCGCCAGCGAACCCCACGTTCAGGACCTCTGCAATCTCCTGAACGCCATGGGTGCCCGGATCAGCGGTATCGGCTCCAATATCCTGCGCATCACCGGGGTGGAACGTCTCCACGGTGCAGATTACACCCTGGGGGCAGATTTCATGGAGGTGGGCAGCTTCATCGGCCTTGCAGCGGTGACCCGGAGCGATCTCACAATTCAGCAGGTTGATCCGAAACAACTCAGAATGATCCGCCTGGCCTTTGCCAAGCTGGGTATCCGCTGGGACACCCACGGCACGGACCTGCACGTCCCCGCCAGACAGGCCCTCCGGGTGGTTCCCGATCTGGGAGGGATGATCCCCAAGATCGACGATAGTCCCTGGCCGGGGTTTCCCCCGGACCTCACCAGTATCATGACCGTCGTGGCCACCCAGGTGGATGGCACCGTCCTGATCCACGAGAAGATGTTCGAGTCCCGCATGTTTTTTGTGGACAAACTGATCGGCATGGGTGCACGGATCGTCCTCTGCGACCCCCACCGGGCTGTTGTAAGCGGTCCGGCCCGATTGAGCGGCTCCACCCTGACCTCGCCCGATGTTCGGGCCGGCATGGCCATGGTGATCGCCGCCCTCTGCGCCGAGGGTCAAAGCGTGATCCGCAATGTCTACCAGATTGAACGAGGCTACGAACACCTCACCCGGCGGCTTCGCGCACTGGGAGCCCGGATCGAACGGGTAACGGTGGCGGACTGA
- a CDS encoding aspartate kinase produces MRIMKFGGSSVADAGRIKAVGNIVQQAVQEGPVALVFSAMKGVTNSLLEAADLAQAGQSGFWEILQDLRTRHEETLGELIPDGDTTGTAQGVAQLLEELSELLHGVSLVRECSPRTRDLVASFGERLSCPIIAAYLVSLGSPAQWVDAREMILTDENHGNALVKTSRTYQAIATHLHAVEGIPVITGFIAATSQGVTTTLGRNGSDYTAALVGAAMAASAVEIWTDVDGVMSADPRYVDRAFVIPDLSLQEAMELSYFGAEVIHPYTMIPSVERHIPLWIKNTLRPSARGTRITQESPETDHTITGIASIENVALINVQGGGMLGIPGIASRVFGALARADVNVIMISQASSEHSICICVRESELHRACEFLRQELRTELESRRIEQFEEQPSLEIIAVIGAMMRGHPGIAGKLFSALGDSGLNVLAIAQGSSEMNISFVINREDRKAALNVVHDAFFPA; encoded by the coding sequence ATGAGGATAATGAAATTTGGCGGCAGTTCTGTGGCCGATGCGGGCCGGATCAAAGCCGTTGGGAACATTGTACAACAGGCCGTTCAGGAGGGGCCCGTGGCGCTGGTCTTTTCCGCCATGAAGGGCGTCACCAACAGCCTTCTTGAGGCGGCCGATCTGGCCCAGGCAGGGCAGAGCGGCTTTTGGGAGATTCTTCAGGATCTGCGGACCCGCCACGAGGAGACCCTGGGGGAGCTGATCCCCGATGGCGATACCACCGGCACGGCCCAAGGGGTGGCACAACTTCTGGAGGAGCTTTCGGAGCTTCTCCACGGTGTGAGTCTGGTGCGGGAATGCTCTCCCCGCACCCGGGATCTGGTGGCAAGTTTTGGCGAGCGCCTGAGCTGCCCCATTATTGCAGCCTATCTTGTCTCCCTGGGATCTCCGGCGCAGTGGGTTGACGCCCGGGAGATGATCCTCACCGACGAAAACCACGGCAATGCCCTGGTGAAAACTTCCCGGACCTACCAGGCCATCGCCACACATCTCCACGCCGTGGAAGGTATCCCTGTTATTACCGGGTTTATTGCAGCCACGTCCCAGGGGGTCACGACCACCCTGGGACGAAACGGTTCGGATTATACGGCAGCCCTTGTGGGTGCTGCCATGGCGGCCTCGGCCGTGGAGATCTGGACCGATGTGGACGGCGTGATGAGTGCCGACCCCCGCTACGTGGACAGGGCCTTTGTGATTCCCGATCTGAGCCTGCAGGAGGCCATGGAGCTTTCCTACTTCGGGGCCGAAGTTATTCACCCCTATACCATGATCCCCTCGGTGGAACGGCACATTCCCCTGTGGATCAAAAACACCCTGCGGCCCTCGGCCCGGGGAACGCGGATTACCCAGGAATCTCCCGAGACCGATCACACCATCACAGGGATCGCCTCCATCGAGAATGTGGCGCTCATTAATGTTCAGGGCGGCGGCATGCTGGGAATCCCCGGAATAGCTTCTCGTGTCTTTGGCGCCCTGGCCCGGGCCGATGTGAACGTGATCATGATCTCCCAAGCCTCAAGCGAACACAGTATCTGTATTTGCGTGCGGGAATCGGAGCTGCACCGGGCCTGCGAGTTCCTGCGTCAGGAGTTGCGCACCGAGCTGGAGAGCCGCCGGATCGAGCAGTTCGAGGAACAGCCCAGCCTGGAGATCATCGCCGTGATCGGGGCCATGATGCGGGGCCATCCGGGAATTGCCGGGAAGCTCTTTAGCGCCCTGGGAGACTCGGGCCTGAACGTCCTGGCGATCGCCCAGGGCTCCAGCGAGATGAACATTTCCTTTGTTATTAACCGGGAGGACCGCAAGGCAGCCCTGAACGTTGTCCACGATGCGTTTTTCCCTGCTTGA
- the thrC gene encoding threonine synthase, translated as MKFVSTRNPRGPAVSFAEALFQGIAPDGGLYHPVEEPDLRALIRSLGEDASFLDCAGAMIQGLFGDDHTAETARELARRAFPFEPRLNRLEPGMRLLELFHGPSCAFKDFGAGFLAAVMEWELQRGGQAIPAERTVILTATSGDTGSAVAQAFQGRQNIDVVILYPSGRVSPLQEKQLTAPSENITALEVKGSFDDCQRMVKEAFADPDLTGRICLTSANSINVGRLIPQSFYYIWAFSQLKDYAGRELVFCVPSGNFGNLTAGLLAWRWGMPVSSFIAATNANDVVPQFLQTGVFTPRPSVQTLANAMDVGNPSNFERMEQLFGSAQAMKGLISARSVSDREIQAVMKDVYEKRGELICPHTATGVLAAREYLQDDPGEDTLVVPLATAHPAKFVEVSREALGVEPPLPERLARLLEQPKRSVIVENTREALARELLKRFG; from the coding sequence ATGAAGTTTGTCAGCACACGAAACCCCCGAGGACCGGCCGTATCCTTTGCCGAGGCGCTCTTTCAGGGGATCGCCCCCGATGGTGGCCTCTACCACCCCGTGGAGGAGCCCGATCTGCGGGCGCTCATACGAAGCCTGGGCGAGGACGCCTCCTTTCTTGATTGCGCCGGAGCGATGATCCAGGGCCTTTTCGGAGACGACCATACCGCCGAGACGGCCCGGGAACTCGCCCGGCGGGCCTTTCCCTTTGAGCCTCGTCTGAACCGGCTTGAGCCGGGAATGAGGCTCCTGGAGCTCTTTCACGGCCCCTCCTGCGCCTTCAAGGATTTTGGCGCGGGTTTTCTGGCGGCAGTCATGGAATGGGAGCTTCAGCGGGGCGGCCAGGCGATTCCCGCCGAGCGAACGGTGATCCTCACCGCCACCAGCGGCGATACGGGTAGCGCCGTGGCCCAGGCTTTTCAGGGCCGCCAGAACATCGACGTGGTGATCCTCTACCCCTCGGGGCGGGTGAGCCCCCTCCAGGAGAAGCAGCTTACCGCACCCAGCGAAAACATCACCGCCCTGGAGGTGAAGGGTTCCTTCGATGACTGCCAGCGCATGGTCAAGGAGGCCTTTGCCGACCCCGATCTGACGGGGCGAATCTGCCTCACCTCGGCCAACAGCATCAACGTGGGACGGCTGATTCCCCAGAGCTTTTATTATATCTGGGCCTTTTCCCAGCTCAAGGACTACGCCGGGCGGGAGCTGGTCTTCTGTGTGCCCAGCGGAAACTTCGGGAACCTCACGGCGGGGCTTCTTGCCTGGCGTTGGGGCATGCCCGTGTCGTCCTTTATCGCAGCCACCAACGCCAACGACGTGGTTCCCCAGTTCCTTCAGACGGGGGTCTTTACGCCCCGTCCCTCGGTGCAGACCCTGGCCAACGCCATGGATGTGGGGAATCCCAGCAACTTCGAGCGAATGGAGCAGCTCTTTGGGTCTGCCCAGGCCATGAAGGGGCTGATTTCGGCCCGCTCCGTCTCGGACCGGGAAATCCAGGCCGTGATGAAGGATGTCTATGAGAAGCGGGGAGAACTCATTTGTCCCCACACCGCCACGGGAGTCCTGGCGGCCCGGGAGTATCTCCAGGACGATCCGGGCGAGGATACCCTGGTAGTCCCCCTGGCAACAGCCCATCCCGCCAAGTTTGTCGAGGTGAGCCGTGAGGCCCTGGGTGTGGAGCCACCCCTGCCGGAGCGGCTTGCCCGGCTCCTGGAGCAACCCAAGCGTTCGGTTATCGTGGAGAATACCCGCGAGGCCCTGGCTCGGGAGCTTCTGAAGCGCTTCGGCTAG
- a CDS encoding HD domain-containing protein encodes MVLKPLEEEPREYRYLGISALEGLWGFPAATLATLETEATLPELARIFPEITFPGLPFWDVLVRHEGRELLIRSADSDGSHHAPRHPLFHFAWEPGTRRFSDPAGLYPLLKEARRRSLPEPLPLDDLEDPLEAALLCARFPFAPARSPEPWQEDPSLPAAFHRLIISQIITGPRAWAGLEILRRSGYLAAVLPELDQMNRTEHSKEGHPEGNVWRHTVETFRYQKNPDLLVSLALLFHDSGKPLARPREGRRFDGHAELGARVAASALKRLGFSSGLIDQATWLIRYHMIPGALESLPDHRRDPLMASPLFPQLLELYRCDLSSSFRGPEGYYQACTRYRRFLKKNRHRKTSAVPGGGRP; translated from the coding sequence ATGGTTCTGAAACCCCTGGAAGAAGAGCCCCGGGAGTACCGCTACCTGGGAATCAGCGCCCTGGAAGGCCTCTGGGGCTTCCCCGCAGCAACTCTCGCCACCCTGGAGACCGAGGCAACACTGCCGGAGCTGGCCCGCATCTTTCCGGAGATTACCTTTCCGGGCCTGCCCTTCTGGGATGTCCTGGTGCGGCACGAGGGCCGGGAGCTGCTTATCCGCAGCGCCGATTCCGACGGGAGCCACCACGCTCCCCGGCACCCCCTGTTCCACTTCGCCTGGGAGCCGGGAACACGGCGCTTCTCGGATCCCGCCGGGCTGTACCCGCTTCTGAAGGAGGCCCGAAGGCGCTCCCTCCCGGAACCTCTCCCCCTGGATGATCTGGAAGATCCCCTGGAAGCGGCCCTGCTCTGCGCACGCTTTCCCTTTGCTCCGGCCCGATCGCCCGAACCCTGGCAGGAAGACCCGTCGCTTCCTGCGGCCTTCCACCGCCTGATCATCTCGCAGATCATCACGGGGCCACGGGCCTGGGCGGGGCTTGAGATTCTGCGGCGCTCGGGCTACCTGGCGGCGGTGTTGCCCGAGCTGGATCAGATGAACCGCACGGAGCACAGCAAGGAGGGCCATCCCGAGGGCAACGTCTGGCGACACACGGTGGAGACCTTTCGGTATCAAAAGAATCCCGATCTTTTGGTGAGTCTGGCGCTGCTGTTTCATGATTCGGGAAAGCCCCTGGCCAGGCCCCGCGAGGGGCGGCGTTTTGACGGTCACGCCGAACTGGGCGCCCGCGTAGCAGCGAGCGCCCTGAAACGGCTGGGCTTTTCTTCAGGCCTGATCGATCAGGCCACCTGGCTCATTCGCTATCACATGATCCCGGGAGCGCTGGAATCGCTCCCCGACCATCGCCGGGATCCGCTCATGGCCTCGCCGCTCTTCCCGCAGTTGCTCGAACTCTACCGCTGCGACCTGAGCTCATCCTTCCGGGGCCCCGAAGGCTATTACCAGGCCTGCACCCGCTACCGCCGGTTTCTGAAGAAGAACAGGCACCGGAAAACCAGCGCGGTCCCCGGGGGGGGCCGACCCTAG